AGACTGTTAAAAAGCCAACAATTAGAATTAAAACTATTGTTAATTTGGGAGTTTTTTTCATTATTGGTTCCCCGTTAAACCGAAACAAGAAGACAGTGTTCCGGGCTTACATTGAATTCCACCACATCGCCTTTTTTTAATAAGGTTTCAGGTTTTATTTTTACCATGAGGATTTCATCTCCAACTTTTATTTCTCCCTCATATGCTTCACCAATAAAAACAAGTGTTTCTATTGTGCCTTTGAGAATATTCTGCCCTACAATCTCTTTTTTATCTTCCTTTAAGTAAATAAATTCTGGTCTGATACATAATACAACTTCACTTCCCTCAGGGAAATCACGTTTCTGGCAGATAAAACTACCCATCTGGGTATCAACAACCGTTCTATCATCCTGTTGGGATTTTACTACCGCTTTAATAAGATTGGCTCTACCAATAAAATCTGCCACGAAACGGTGGGACGCATCGAAGTATATTTTTCTTGGAGAGCCAATCTCTATAATCTTTCCGGAATGCATTACCGCAATTATGTCAGAAAGAGCAAGGGCTTCAATCTGATCATGTGTTACATATACCGCTGTTATTTTGAGTTCACTGAGGAAAATTCTTAAATCTTTTCTGGTTTCTTCCCTGAGTTTTGCATCCAAATTACTTAAAGGCTCGTCAAAGAGAATAACTTTTGGTTCCGCGATTAAAGCTCTGGCAAGGGCTACGCGTTGCTGTTGACCACCTGAAATATTTGTTGCCGGCCTATGTTCAAATCCTTCCAGTTTTACAAACTTCAAAGTCTTTTCAACACGCTTTCTAATTTCTTCCCTGGGAAGCTTTTGAATTTGAAGGGGATAGGCAACATTATTAAACACATCCATGTGCGGCCAGATTGCATATGTCTGAAATACCATAGCCAGTCCCCTCTTTTCAACCGGAACATTTATTCCTTTCTTGCTGGACCAAACTACCTCATCGTCAATAATAATCTCACCAGCATCAGGAATCTCCAGACCTACTATACAGCGAAGCAGGGTAGTTTTGCCACAACCACTAGGTCCGAGTAAAGTAAATATTTTTTTCCCGGGAATTGTAAGACTTACATTATCCAATGCTTTTATCGTCTTTCCTTCTGAGTAATAATGCTTGCTGACATCTTTAATCTGGATTTCCACAGTTATCCTCCTTTGTTTGCCATTTAACTAATAATGTTTAGTTAATTTTTAGTATACATCAAATATTTCTGCAAATTCTTCTCCCCAACGTTGAATTTCTTCATCTGAAAGTTCTCTAATAGCAATAACTTCTGCCTTATCCATATCTTCAATAGGCGGGAATACGCCCGGTGCCAGTACATATTCGCCAACTTCATTCGCCAGTATGGACATAGCCTCATTTGAGAGCCAGTAATCCACAAAAGCCTTTGCTTCATCAGGATTTGGAGCAGAAGATGTCACTGCAATAGCTCGAGGTGTTCCCAAAAGTGGCTGCTCCAGCCGTGCCCAATCTAAAGGTGCCGGGGCTTTAGTGATTATGTATTTAGGCATAGAGATACCAATATGTTTTTCACCACTTTCAATTGGAGCAGGCGTAGGACCAAAAGAAGCTACAAACATGGGATTATTTGCAGCCAATCCCTCAAGAAAATCTCTCCAGGCTTCTTCTGTTTCAAAGACATTCTCCTTCAGGCCTACCAGCCAGGAAATAGTTGTCGGATGTATGGATGGATTAGCCATAACAATTCTATCCTTCCAGATTGGATCAGTTAAATCCTCATACCTTTTGGGAACCTCTTCCGGATCAACCATTTCCTTATTGTAAATAAGTCCAACATATTCTATTCCAAAAAGCTGGATACCATCTTTGCGAGTCCATTCCTGGTAATCTTCTGCCACAGGAGATATGTAATCCGACAATACTCCTCTTTCATTTAATAAATCAAGAACAGTAATTGGTGCCTGTATTACATCAGCCTGTAGCTTACCTGCTTCAAACTCAGTAATAACAGTGGCAAGGAATTTGTCAGTGGAAATTCTGGTATATTCACCGTCTATTCCTGTAGCAGTTTCGAATGCTTCCATAATCGGCTCTAT
This genomic interval from Atribacterota bacterium contains the following:
- a CDS encoding ABC transporter ATP-binding protein translates to MEIQIKDVSKHYYSEGKTIKALDNVSLTIPGKKIFTLLGPSGCGKTTLLRCIVGLEIPDAGEIIIDDEVVWSSKKGINVPVEKRGLAMVFQTYAIWPHMDVFNNVAYPLQIQKLPREEIRKRVEKTLKFVKLEGFEHRPATNISGGQQQRVALARALIAEPKVILFDEPLSNLDAKLREETRKDLRIFLSELKITAVYVTHDQIEALALSDIIAVMHSGKIIEIGSPRKIYFDASHRFVADFIGRANLIKAVVKSQQDDRTVVDTQMGSFICQKRDFPEGSEVVLCIRPEFIYLKEDKKEIVGQNILKGTIETLVFIGEAYEGEIKVGDEILMVKIKPETLLKKGDVVEFNVSPEHCLLVSV
- a CDS encoding extracellular solute-binding protein, with protein sequence MKKIIYIATISLILCLMLNIPILAQKVSFYANITAIEPIMEAFETATGIDGEYTRISTDKFLATVITEFEAGKLQADVIQAPITVLDLLNERGVLSDYISPVAEDYQEWTRKDGIQLFGIEYVGLIYNKEMVDPEEVPKRYEDLTDPIWKDRIVMANPSIHPTTISWLVGLKENVFETEEAWRDFLEGLAANNPMFVASFGPTPAPIESGEKHIGISMPKYIITKAPAPLDWARLEQPLLGTPRAIAVTSSAPNPDEAKAFVDYWLSNEAMSILANEVGEYVLAPGVFPPIEDMDKAEVIAIRELSDEEIQRWGEEFAEIFDVY